DNA sequence from the Colletotrichum destructivum chromosome 9, complete sequence genome:
GGACTCGGAAACAGTAACGCCATCGTACTCTTGCAACACGATCCAGGAGGTTGAAAGTCCTTTCCCGTAGCCGCTCAGCCTCGACGCCCACCCGACGACCAGGCAAAGTTGACCATTCAGTGAGCTTGTAGCCCGGGCAACATATCCACCCCTTTCCATAACGGATATCACATTGACTGGTacggacggcgtcgagggctgCCGACGCAGAGGGACGCTAACTGCTATTGTTTCTCTCTCGAGGCATGGATGATGAAATCAGTTTACTTGGTAGAGATAAAGGAAGATTGAATGCGTGCCATGCCTAGCCCGGCAGGGCTCTCGGCGGTCACACTTGTAACTGCTGGCAATGAGCGACCCGGAGAAAGGTGTCCTGTCTGGCTATGCCAACACCACTAACACTTTTGTACGTTCTTTTTGTCAGCAAAAAGGACTTTATTTCGTGCCTGGTTGCCACGGTTCAGACACACAGCCACAAGTCGTTCACAGGACTGACTGTTAAACCATTGGTGACAGCCAAATTAGCAGGATACATGAGAAACGCAGGCTCAACCTCTCGTCTTAGAAGCCCCTCAACGGCACTATGACATCTTGCGAATGTACACTACACCCGGAGGCACAGACAATGATACATATGTCCCAATTGGGGCAACGATAGTGAAACTGGTTTTCCAGTTGGTATCATCCTACCAGACTAGTTGTGCGTTGAGCTGTCTTTCCTCCAGCCCTCCAAGTTTTCTCTATGCCCCTATCTATGGCCTTGTTGTTTTGTTTCATAAACCCGTCCAAAGGGCGTTGACGGGAAATAGCCAGAGCACTGGAGGGGACCGGAAGTTGAAAGAGACAAAGGCCGGTGGGAGGCGATTAACTTATGCGATCTCAGCCCGGACATGCCCCTTGTTTGCCCTGCTAACCCACATGGGCTCCGGTCAATCGTTTTACTGTGTGACTCGTATCGTGGACTTACTGCTTGATAATCCCCGAAGGTGTTCGGAATCAGCAGATCATCGGAAACCCTGACACGCCTCTCAATCATTTCTCACTCATGACGCATGGAAAAAGAGGACGgaacaagggcggcggcagttAAGCTTTCTCCCTGGGTTCGACGATGCAGACAGGCTTCAGCTGTCATCGGGAAATGCGTCTCAACCCCACCGATGACGGCAGGCCCATGACTCTCGCACCGACGATCACTCGACTGCGGCTGAGATCCTCTTTTTCGTCGATCCCGCGCACCAGCACGGACGGGATATTTGTGTTTTTTAGAGGAAAACAAATATCCACTCGATCATCTTCATTACATGGGCTTACCTTCACAAGCGGTACGTTTACCGGCGGTCGTCATGTCCGCCGTACCACTGCCAGGGGTGTTCGAGAAACCAGACAAGGTAGACAAGGCATGAAGACATGAGTCGAGCAAACAACGGGTGGTCCACGCGGTTGGCCCTGGCTTTCGGTTCCAGGGACCATTCAGTCTTGACTCAGAGATTCATCGCTGCCAAGCCGCAATAGTAGAGCAGTGACGACTTTGTACTTGACAGCATGAAACCGTATGAATGGGCACATGTATGTGATGATTCCATTCCCAGGATAGCTCATGAATGAGCCACTAGCTCGGGTATCAAAAGAGAAAATAAAAGCAGGTCTACGTACTGACCAAGCCGCGAAAGCAAAAaccaacaaaaaaaaaccccccgAAAGAAAATCCGACGATATCTTCTAATTCAGGGAATCGAGCTCTATGGAGTTCTTCTGCCTCACCCCGGCCGGCAACGTCTCGTGGCGCACCCTCACCTCCTCCGTCTTCATAATGCCGCGGGGCGTGACCTGACCGCTCTCGTCCTGTAGCGCCTCCTGGGACTCCTGCCACCCCGACGTTGACATGACGACGACCGAGTTCCTTCCGTAGTGTGTGCTGTTCCCGTAccgcttcgtcttcgtcttccccGTCTCGAGCGCGTGCGACTGCGACTTGTTCCGTGCGTAGCTTCGCTGCGTAGACTTCAACTCGCGGTAGAGCATCCTCCTTAACAAGTAAACAACGGTTAGCCGCCGGAGATGTGAAATATGcggaaaggggaggggggaggtggTCGTGGACTAACAAGACAGGGATCGATATTGCCATGATTGAGGCGGCTGGTtccgtcaaggtccagaTCGTCAGGTCCACGCGGTCGTATGTGATGTCTGTACTGGTCATCGCTACCACCAACACCGCCTTCACGATGCCGCAGGCTCCCGCACTACAACGAATGTCAGCATAAAAACCGTGAGAGAAAAGTCAAATATGTTCTTACATCGCACCCAGGCTCATTGCtacggcgacgccgagcctCTCGCGGCGCCTCATCGTGGCCCCCATCAGGATCGGCCAGGGGAGGAATGCCAGAACGAAGTCTAGTATGGCGGAATAATCTGCCAATGTCGGTGTCAGACAAAATGCGTCGAGACGCCACGACAGCGATGTTATGGAGGACTTACACGCAGCGAACAGCTGGAACTTGAGGAGTTTCTTCCTGTCCCAGCAGCTCCCGGGGACGCTGGCGTCCCAGACCTTTGCCAGCGGCGTGCACTTGGCGAACCCGAACATCCACACCAGGTTCATCGACACgttgatggtgacgatgatgaagatcAGGAGGTACTTCATCCAGACCTGCGTGACGATCCGGTAGAGCGTGAGGGCGAAGGAGGTCTTGCTCGTGGTCGTCGCGATGATGCCGAaggtggcgacgaggatCGTGAAGAGGTTGATCTCCTTCTTGTTGTCGTCGCTGATGGTCCAGATGTggcggccgaagccgagaGAGACGATATAAGAGTTGATGGATACGGAAATCGCCAAGGTCGTCTTGATGAAAGGGGTGAGGGGGTCAGAACGGTTTACCAAGTCTTTTTTTGACGGAGAATACGGCGCGGAAAACCCAACAAAACGGTTGCAACATACCCAGGCCACAATCAACATATGATCATCCCACCACAGGCCCCTGCCTCGCCATATCTTACAGTAGATGCGGAGGAACAGAAGGATGGCGCTTGCTCCCACCAACGACCAAGTCGACGCGAGAAGCCGAGTGCTCctatcgtcgtcggccatggtcgacGTCGCGGGAGGGGAAGGCCGTGCCGAGTTGCCACGAGAATCTGTGGGAGAGCCGCTTGAGCCCAGCAAGAGCCGACAGCAGTTGAACAGTAAAATAAGAGTACCTAGATAAAGGGCCGGCCCCCCAAAAGAGACCGGGAGACTATTGCTTGGGAGGTGGGTGCACATCTACATACATAGTAATATACGCCGGCCTCTCTACTTCTCGACCAGCAAGTCTCTACATGGGGGACCCTGGAGGACCGACAAAGGTACCTCTGTCTATCCACGAGCCAAACTGCTATTCAGTcctgggggagggagggagggactTTTCGTTCGGAAAGACTCTAAGTATGCGGCCTCTGGCGCTATGTGTCCCCGCCCGAAACCAAGGCGAAAGTTAAGTATCatgcgtgtgtgtgggtgtgggtatgtgtgagagagagacagagacagagagtgCAGGCGAGGCATGCCTCACAGCTCGCTTGGACGATCCGAGTCGTCCGGTTAGAGGTTCTTTTCGTTCGGACGAGAACCCAATCTCGTCAGCTCCTGAGTTTCTGTTTCCTAATTACATCATGACGCCTCCATTCACAGCCATCTCGGCTACTGTGACGGTACCTGCTTAgtttcctcccccttctGCTCTGCCGGGTGAATGAGGCACGAGGACGGCCCCGAAGTCCCGGCCGGAGATTGGGTCAGACTACCGCAGGCCGAAGGCCGGGGTGGGAATCCTTCCAGTCCACCGCTTACGCCATTCCCGGCCCCCCGGCTCGATGGCTTGATGCACATCATGTGAAGAATGAACGGATATGCATGGTGGTACCGGTCGAGAAGTGCGGCAGTCAAGACACGAATAGGATCAACATCGTTTTCTTTACCCGAGGAAACTCTAAGCCACgttttttccctttccttttcctGGTTGCGGCTCACATCAACCCGCAGAATAAGGGAGTGTACATGGTACGAATGTATAGAAAGGGAACCGATCTTCGTGATATCAGGGCCCAGGATCCGAACCGACAACAGtgcccccccctttccccttcgCCCCCAAAACAAGCAAGCAAAGCCATTGTAATggtctttctttctccgAAGACGGATCTGCAAAGACAAAAACTGAAATTTCACTAGTATCACGCGAGAAGACTTGACAGTATTACGCCCCCAATACGCCGCCCCCTCAATACGACACCAGGCCAACGCACTAGACCGCCACCCCACCAAACTAACTGGGAGGGTCGTGTCTCTAGTGTCAAACTCAAATCCGGGGGATGTGGCGGGGTGATATCCCATTCGTGCGTCTCCCCTCACGACCCCGGCTTCTCAAATGAACCGCCAGCCAACATGTGGTTAGCTGCGCCGTGGCGTAGTCTCACCACTGCCGGGTGCTTAACCGGAAGCAGAAGTGACTGTCCGGCTTCTGTGCTCCGTCCGTTGAAGACCATGGAGGGTGAAGAAGACGTCTCcatggaggaggggggacgCCTAGCCGCAAACTGGCGGTCGATTACGAAATAAATGAAAAAAAACAAACGTAAGGGTCCCGGGATGCACTGTCTTGGGGTCCGACAGGCATCCTCGTGGGAGCCATGCGAATCCCTCATCTCAGGCCAGCCGATTCATGCCTTTCTCAGTCTGCCAAGATTCCCGCGAGGTGCTGTCCCGGATGTCCAGGGACCCCCCCTACTTACACCCCAAACAAACAGTAGAACAGGCTAAATGTGTCATTAAACAAGGCAATATCGTAAATCAGGGTTGCTGGACTGTGCCACGCATAGTCGGTCGTTACTATTCCCAACCGGACACTAGTCTCGACAATGGGTCCATGAAGATGGAATTGCGAGGTCCCATCACggaggggacggggggggggagatcTAGTGTATAACGTGAGGCGACAAGGCAATTTCTTCACGATGGACCTCCTGGTTTAGCTCGGCAACTTGCAGATACAAGATCTGCTTTTTCTCTGCGGATGTGATTTGACACTGAGACACGCCGTTGTcagccaccaccaccacctcctcctcctcctcctccccccccttttccctctcaACGTCCGGTCTCTGAAGCATCGAAGCTTCATCGAAGCCACCCCCTTCGACGGCCATTGAAACCCGCCCAGAATGCGTCCACACGGGTTTAAGCTTCTTCTGGCGTTGCttctctcggcctcggaccTGTCCGAGTGCCTGTCAGGCCACCACCAGCGTGACGTTTCGCCTTCTCCCtctggtggtgctgctgctgctgcgtccCCCTCCGTGCGCCTCTCAAACGGGACCTACATCGGCGTGCGGAACGACCAGTACGCCCAGgacttcttcctcggcatcccgtACGCCCAGCCGCCCGTTGGACCCCTCCGCTacgcgccgccgcagcctctCGACGAATCCTTTGACGAACCGAGGTCGGCCGCCGAGTATGGCCGGATGTGCATCGGGTACGGCTCCGACACGGCCAATCTCGGCAGCCCGGTCTCGGAGGACTGCTTGACCATCAACATCGTCCGCCCGGCCGGGACGAAGCCGGGAGACAACCTCCCGGTTGGTCTTTGGGTTCATGGAGGTGTAAGTCCCAACTTCCTTTCCTTTGCTTGCTCGCTTGCTTGCgtgcttgtttgtttgtttacTTGTTGGGAACGACgatggaaggggggaaagcaTCGCTGACTGTTTCCCGTTTGCTGCATCAGAGCTATGTCAACGGCGGATCGCTCGACCCGAGGTACAACCTGAGCTACATCGTCGAACAGTCCGTCCGGGAGAACAAGCCCATCATCGCGGCCTCCATCAACTACCGCCTCTCCTACTGGGGCTTCCTCTTCAGCCAGGAGCTCCAGGACGGCAAGGCGGGCAACCTCGGCTTCCGGGACCAGCGCCTGGCGCTGCGGTGGCTCCGCGACAACATCGCCCCCTTCGGCGGCAGCCCGGACAAGGTGACCGTCTGGGGCGAGTCCGCCGGCGCGCGGTCGCTGGGGATGCAGCTCATCGCCTACGACGGCCGCCACGACGGCCTGTTCCGGAGCGCCATCCTCCAGAGCGGCAGCTCCGTTGCCAagttcgtcggcgccgaggcaTGGCAGCCCTTCTTCGACGCCATCCTGCGCAAGACGTCATGCGACGCCTCCGGCGACTCCGCCGCCCGGCTGGCCTGCCTGCGCGCGCTGCCGTGGCAGACGCTCAACAGCATCTTCAACGGCTCCGACCCGCTCAACGTCACGGCGCCCGTCATCacggccgtcatcgacggcgacttCATCACGGCGCAGGCGTCTGCCCTGCTGCGCCAGGGCAAGTTCGCGCCGgtcccgctcctcctcggcaacaACTTCGACGAGGGCACAGGGTACGCGAGGCAGGGCGTCAACACGACGGAGCAGTTCGAGGCCTGGGTCGCGAGCAGCCTGCAGGTGGACGCCGCCCAGGTCGCCACCATCTCGAGGCTGTACCCggacgacccggccgtcggTATCCCCGCGTCGCACCCGGGCCGGCCCTCgggctccctcgccgccttcggctCGCAGTGGAAGCGCgtcgcggccgtcgcgggAGACTACCAGCAGCACAGCGGCAGGAGGCTCCTCGCCAGCTCGTACGCCCGCGTCGGGCTGCCGGTGTACTCGTACATGTGGAATGTCTACGTCAACGGCCTCGGGCCCATCTACGGCGCCACGCACTTCCAGgaggtcgtcttcgtcttcaacaacGTCCGGGCCCTGGGCTACGCCACCAACCCGTTCGAGGGCAAGCCCAAGTCGTACTTTGAGCTGGCGGACCTGATGAGCAAGATGTGGGTGGCCTTCATCCACGACACGGATCCGAACCAGTGCAACTCGCCCCGGCTTACTTGGCCGCGATACACACCCCGGCGGCCGCAGAACCTGGTGTTCGACGCCAACTACACCAGGCTGGGCTACGTTGCGCGGGACGACTACAGGGCGGCCGAGATTGCGTATATGCAAGAGCACGTGTTTTGATGATTGGTGATCGAGGTCTCCTCCTTGGGGTCGTAAAGAGCAGCCGTGCGGTCCTGGTGTAGAAAACAGGTTGCAGAGGACGTGACATGGCACCGCAAGTAAATTCTTCATCATTCATATATCCCGCTCAATTCTGTGTAATTACGAGCCACAACCTAATACCAATAACCGCAAGTATTTAGTACCACAGTCTTCCACTCCCCGTCTTAACCGcactgatgatgatgatgacgaagatgaagatgataCATGACTACTGTGAATGAATGGAGGTACCAACTTTCGCTATTTCCATCACTTACAAGAGGACAGGTCTGGCAGAGGTGAAAGGCAAAGAGTCTTCGATAAACCAGTACTAAGAAGAACTTGTACTAGTTTTGCCTGTCACCGCAGTCTAACTCAAGAGTCACCCAATCGACTGACACATCTGACGGAAAagatcgccgccatctcctgcTGTTTCATTTGTTTAAAAAAGGAATATGGGTGAATGGATGATTCGCTTGCAACACACCTTTCCCCGCATCCGACGCGGGGGTCGAGATAAGACACCACCGCGTCTGCAGGGGAAGAtatcttctctctctccctccctctccttctgCCTCCCTCCTTTAAATTACTATATCAAATTTAATCACCTGTGTAACCGAAATGCTCAGATTCGTCAGGAACTCGGTGCTCTTGCTCTATGCTTCTTCCACCCTGGCGGCAGAGGCGGGCCCCGACGACCTGCAGAAACCACTTACACCACCATCCCGCACATGTCTCCCGGCGCGAGCGGCCGTCGACCGGGGCAGCCGGGCCGGCGGCTTCCCGGACTGCCGCCGCGACCCCCTCTGCTCCAACGACGTGTGCGACGAGTCCCTGCTGCCGAGGGAGCGCGCCGCGGCCCTGGTGGCCGCGCTCACCGTCCGCGAGAAGCTGGAcaacctcgtcaacgaggCGCCCGGGGTGCCCCGGCTCGGCGTCCCGCCGTACGAGTGGTGGTCCGAGGGCCTCCACGGCCTCGCGTCGTCCCCGGGGACCATGTTCTcgggccggcgcggcggcaactTCAGCCACGCGACGTCGTTCCCGCAGCCGATCGTCCTGGGCTCGGcctttgacgacgagctggtGCGCGCCGTCGGGCACGTGGTGAGCAcggaggcgagggcgttTAACAATCACGGCAGATCGGGCCTCGACCTCTACGTAAGCTCCCTGGCGCGCTCTCCTACCGTTCGTCACGCCCGGGACGGAAATGCTGATCAAAAGTCTCTCTCCAGTCTCCCAACATCAACGCCTTCAAAGACCCCCGTTGGGGCCGAGGCCAGGAGACGCCCGGCGAGGACCCCTTCCACCTGCAAAGCTACGTCGCCGCGATGCTCACAGGCCTCGAAGGGGactcctcttccgcctcctcatcctcctcctcctcctcctccgggaCCTCCGGGACCTCCGGGAAGAGGCTTATCGCGACCTGCAAGCACTACGCGGCCAACGACTTTGAGAACtacgacggcgtcgaccgcgccggcttcgacgccaacatcaccacccaGGACCTGTCCGAGTACTACCTCCCGCCCTTCAAGACCTGCGCTGTCGAGcggggcggcgtcgggtcCTTCATGTGCAGCTAcaacggcgtcaacggcacGCCCCTCTGCGCCAACCCGTACCTCCTGCAGGACGTCCTCCGGCGGCACTGGGGGTGGGACGGGGACGGGCAGTACGTCTCGACGGACTGCGACTGCGTGGCGCTCATGGTCTCCCACCACCGCTACGCCCCGGACCTCGCGCacgcggcggcgtgggccaTGAAGGCCGGCACCGACCTGGAGTGCAACGCGCACCCCGGCTCGGACGCCCTGCAGATGGCCTGGAACCAGTCTCTCATCTCCGAACGGGAGGTCGACCGGTCTCTCACGAGGATGTACACGGCCCTGGTGTCTGCGGGCCAGTTCGACTCGGCACAGGAGCAGCCGCTGCGCTCGCTGTCGTGGGAGGACGTGGACACCGAAGAGGCGCGGGAGCTCGCGTACCgggcggcggtcgagggcgccgtgCT
Encoded proteins:
- a CDS encoding Putative carboxylesterase, type B, carboxylesterase type B, carboxylesterase type B, active produces the protein MRPHGFKLLLALLLSASDLSECLSGHHQRDVSPSPSGGAAAAASPSVRLSNGTYIGVRNDQYAQDFFLGIPYAQPPVGPLRYAPPQPLDESFDEPRSAAEYGRMCIGYGSDTANLGSPVSEDCLTINIVRPAGTKPGDNLPVGLWVHGGSYVNGGSLDPRYNLSYIVEQSVRENKPIIAASINYRLSYWGFLFSQELQDGKAGNLGFRDQRLALRWLRDNIAPFGGSPDKVTVWGESAGARSLGMQLIAYDGRHDGLFRSAILQSGSSVAKFVGAEAWQPFFDAILRKTSCDASGDSAARLACLRALPWQTLNSIFNGSDPLNVTAPVITAVIDGDFITAQASALLRQGKFAPVPLLLGNNFDEGTGYARQGVNTTEQFEAWVASSLQVDAAQVATISRLYPDDPAVGIPASHPGRPSGSLAAFGSQWKRVAAVAGDYQQHSGRRLLASSYARVGLPVYSYMWNVYVNGLGPIYGATHFQEVVFVFNNVRALGYATNPFEGKPKSYFELADLMSKMWVAFIHDTDPNQCNSPRLTWPRYTPRRPQNLVFDANYTRLGYVARDDYRAAEIAYMQEHVF
- a CDS encoding Putative glycoside hydrolase, family 3, glycoside hydrolase family 3 domain, immunoglobulin — protein: MLRFVRNSVLLLYASSTLAAEAGPDDLQKPLTPPSRTCLPARAAVDRGSRAGGFPDCRRDPLCSNDVCDESLLPRERAAALVAALTVREKLDNLVNEAPGVPRLGVPPYEWWSEGLHGLASSPGTMFSGRRGGNFSHATSFPQPIVLGSAFDDELVRAVGHVVSTEARAFNNHGRSGLDLYSPNINAFKDPRWGRGQETPGEDPFHLQSYVAAMLTGLEGDSSSASSSSSSSSSGTSGTSGKRLIATCKHYAANDFENYDGVDRAGFDANITTQDLSEYYLPPFKTCAVERGGVGSFMCSYNGVNGTPLCANPYLLQDVLRRHWGWDGDGQYVSTDCDCVALMVSHHRYAPDLAHAAAWAMKAGTDLECNAHPGSDALQMAWNQSLISEREVDRSLTRMYTALVSAGQFDSAQEQPLRSLSWEDVDTEEARELAYRAAVEGAVLLKNDGTLPLSADARKYALVGPWANATTQMQGNYFGPAPYLISPYQAAKDLGLDVTYTPGCRINGTDASFRRAVASARAADLVVFAGGVDNTLEAETLDRRTLAWPDAQLDLLRAVAALGKPVVVLQFGGGQVDDAELLANASINAVLWGGYPGQSGGRAIFDLLFGRAAPAGRLSVTQYPASYSKAVPATDMNLRPGPGNSGLGRTYMWFNGEAPVRYGSGLHYTTFDVELEAVQGSVLTRTEEASPPLDDVDTSGIPAWQRALGKAALTVAVKVTNTGGISSDYVALLFLRSNAGLAPRPRKTLAGYFRFRDIRPGERAEREIAVTVERLVRVDESGNRVLNPGSYEVSVDVDEKSTVAFQVGGRPVVVEEFPQPRDRN